A single genomic interval of Verrucomicrobiota bacterium harbors:
- a CDS encoding Gfo/Idh/MocA family oxidoreductase, with amino-acid sequence MMNRRHFLKGTTLAAAPLFLPRSLFGSSSPSNTINLGFIGMGGQGQGRNLRGFISNENVRVIAVCDCHLKRARQAKRAVDKTYQNKECALYQDFRDLLAREDIDAVVISTPDQWHVPMSLMALEAGKHVFCEKPTLTIVEGRDLVGAFAASDRVFQWGIEDRTMTKYYLLAGWARSGLIGDIHEVNCTLPKHDPFSREEPVAPPKELDWNLWLGPAPFVEYTPSALDMFHWRLNSDYGGGMLSDWGTHLCDTAQVGLGVDETGPVEAFGTSRELDSSAWNTDTPIDFELTLKYENGAELHVADNATYKTLLLEFKGSNGWVRCTGWDGKLEASDPTILRTRNFGPEANYWPKPKVEHEDFIDAIVAGHRETAYDPEAGHRLCTALHVGHIALREGHRVGWDPREESFTTDRTSNEASKVYTREDRDWENA; translated from the coding sequence ATGATGAATCGTAGACATTTTCTCAAGGGCACCACTCTCGCGGCGGCTCCACTTTTCTTACCTCGTAGCCTTTTTGGATCCAGTTCTCCGTCTAATACGATCAATCTTGGGTTTATCGGAATGGGAGGTCAGGGTCAGGGCCGAAACCTCCGCGGATTTATCAGCAACGAGAACGTCCGGGTTATCGCGGTCTGCGACTGCCATCTGAAACGCGCGAGACAGGCAAAACGTGCGGTCGATAAGACTTATCAAAACAAAGAGTGTGCCCTGTATCAGGATTTTCGGGATTTGCTTGCCAGAGAGGATATCGATGCCGTTGTGATTTCGACCCCTGACCAGTGGCATGTCCCGATGTCGCTGATGGCCCTTGAAGCCGGAAAGCATGTATTTTGCGAAAAGCCAACTCTTACCATTGTTGAGGGTCGGGATCTTGTTGGCGCCTTTGCTGCAAGTGACCGAGTTTTCCAATGGGGAATAGAAGACCGCACGATGACCAAATACTACCTTCTTGCCGGCTGGGCCCGAAGTGGACTCATCGGGGACATACACGAAGTCAACTGCACTCTGCCAAAGCACGATCCTTTCTCCCGCGAAGAACCTGTAGCTCCGCCCAAGGAGCTTGACTGGAACCTCTGGCTTGGACCGGCACCATTTGTCGAATACACGCCCAGCGCGTTGGACATGTTTCACTGGCGTTTGAACAGCGATTACGGTGGAGGGATGCTTTCGGATTGGGGTACTCACCTTTGCGACACGGCTCAGGTCGGTCTTGGAGTCGATGAAACAGGACCGGTTGAAGCCTTCGGAACCAGCCGTGAACTGGATTCTTCCGCTTGGAACACGGATACTCCCATCGATTTTGAACTCACCCTCAAGTATGAAAACGGTGCCGAGCTCCACGTTGCTGACAACGCTACCTACAAGACTCTTCTTCTTGAATTCAAAGGCTCAAATGGCTGGGTCCGCTGCACCGGTTGGGATGGAAAGCTTGAAGCCAGCGATCCAACAATCCTTCGAACACGAAACTTCGGTCCAGAGGCAAATTATTGGCCCAAACCGAAAGTTGAACACGAAGACTTTATCGACGCGATTGTAGCCGGTCATCGTGAAACCGCTTACGACCCGGAAGCCGGCCACCGCCTGTGCACCGCTTTGCATGTGGGCCACATTGCACTGCGGGAAGGGCATCGTGTCGGATGGGACCCTCGGGAAGAATCGTTTACGACCGACCGGACCTCAAACGAGGCGAGCAAAGTTTACACGCGAGAAGATCGCGATTGGGAAAACGCGTAA